One window of Sulfurospirillum sp. 1612 genomic DNA carries:
- a CDS encoding ExbD/TolR family protein has product MKIQKFDSINVVPFIDIILVLLVIVLTTATFMANGVIPVDLSQSKSAIQDKKPKILVITIKEHGDIFLNTQKANKADFEALLSRYPIKTPIHLNCDKSTKFDNFIFVLDILKQKGYENLGIITKHE; this is encoded by the coding sequence ATGAAAATACAGAAATTTGACTCCATTAATGTCGTGCCTTTTATCGATATTATTTTGGTTTTGCTTGTGATTGTACTCACCACCGCAACTTTTATGGCCAATGGAGTCATCCCTGTAGATCTTAGCCAAAGCAAGAGTGCCATCCAAGATAAAAAACCGAAGATTTTGGTCATTACTATCAAAGAGCATGGAGATATTTTTCTAAATACACAAAAAGCCAATAAAGCTGATTTTGAGGCCCTACTCTCGCGCTATCCCATAAAGACACCCATCCATCTCAATTGCGATAAATCGACCAAATTTGACAATTTTATCTTCGTTTTGGATATTTTGAAACAAAAAGGCTACGAAAACTTAGGCATCATCACCAAACATGAATAG
- a CDS encoding energy transducer TonB, with translation MVKKPQEVVQEHISKPIVTKTTNKIIKQDQQEDSIKEQKRLRFIIKLRERINHNKFYPNRAIKMGIEGSVAVEFMLNEDGSITNIHVLSGQKVFRNSACKAIEDSAPIHVEAGLFDFPKQFKVTLVYDLQ, from the coding sequence GTGGTTAAAAAACCTCAGGAAGTTGTACAAGAGCACATTTCAAAACCAATCGTGACGAAAACCACCAACAAGATAATCAAACAAGACCAGCAAGAAGATAGCATCAAGGAGCAAAAACGTTTGCGTTTCATTATCAAACTACGAGAGCGCATCAATCACAATAAATTTTATCCAAATCGTGCCATCAAGATGGGAATAGAAGGAAGTGTTGCTGTTGAATTTATGTTAAATGAAGATGGTAGCATCACGAATATTCATGTACTTTCAGGTCAAAAAGTTTTTCGAAATTCAGCATGCAAGGCTATCGAAGATAGTGCCCCGATTCACGTAGAAGCAGGACTTTTTGATTTTCCAAAGCAATTTAAAGTGACGCTTGTTTATGATCTTCAATAG